The Psychrobacter raelei genome contains the following window.
GCACGGTCACTGATGTCAAGGCCATCGGTGAGATCACTCGTGAAGCTGGCGTAGTATTCCACGTGGATGCGGCACAAGCTGCAGGTAAAGTTGAAATTGATCTTGAAGCGCTAAAAATTGATCTAATGAGCTTCTCAGGTCACAAAATTTATGGTCCTAAAGGTATCGGCGCTTTATATGTTCGCCGTAAGCCACGCATTCGTTTACGTGCTGAGCAGCATGGCGGTGGCCATGAGCGTGGTATGCGTTCAGGTACGTTGGCGACGCATCAAATCGTTGGTATGGGTGAAGCCTTTGCTATTGCCGCTGAGCGCTTAGAGCAAGATCGCGCACATGCACAAAAGCTGCGTGACAAATTATGGGCAGGCGTCCAAGACATCGAAGAGATTTATTTAAACGGTGACTCTGATAACAGCGTACCAAACATTGTCAATATCAGCTTTAACTTCGTTGAAGGTGAGTCATTAATGATGTCCCTAAAAGATATGGCTGTCTCTTCAGGCTCTGCTTGTACATCAGCGACGTTAGAACCCTCTTATGTACTACGAGCTATCGGTCGTCCTGATGAGTTGGCACACAGCTCAATTCGCTTTAGCTTCGGCCGCTACACCACCGAAGAAGACATCGATATCATCCTAGCTCAGATTCATGAAGCCGTAGATAAGCTAAGAGATTTATCACCCTTATGGGATATGTATAAAGACGGTGTGGATCTAACCTCTGTAGAGTGGACTGAACACTAAGCATAACCGCCATTTTACTGAGTCCGCTTTAGGACAGTAAATGTGCTATGTACGACCCTTTTAGACAGTATTGATTGAATACTGTTCCCTTATTTATCTAGGTTAAACCCCAGGAGAAACACCATGGCTTATAGTAATCAAGTAATTGACCATTATGAAAATCCGCGTAACGTTGGTAATTTGGACAAAGACGCTAAGAACGTAGGTACTGGTATGGTTGGTGCCCCAGCTTGTGGTGACGTTATGCGTCTACAAATCCAAGTTGGTGATGACGGTATCATTGAAGATGCTCGCTTTAAAACTTATGGTTGCGGCTCAGCAATTGCCTCAAGCTCATTGGTCACTGAATGGCTTAAAGGTAAAACGTTAGACCAAGCCTCTGAGATCAAAAACAAGCACATCGCAGAAGAGCTTGCCCTACCCCCAGTAAAAGTTCACTGCTCAGTACTGGCAGAAGACGCTATTAAAGCGGCGATTGAAGATTATCGCGCCAAAAGCGGCACAGTGGAAGCTTAAGTTAGCGACCACTTAAAGCGTATCATTCATCACCTTGTTAGGCACAATGCTGTGACAAGGTGATGGCTTGAAGCTTGATGGATTATCCCCATTAACGTTGAGAACCAATAATAAAATTTTTAACATTAGGAAAGTCTTAATGATTGAACTGACCGAACGTGCTGCCAAACACGTAAAAGATTATCTAGATAACCGTGGTCATGGTGAAGGCATTCGTGTGGCTATTCGCACCGCTGGATGCTCAGGACTGGCCTACGTGTTAGAATTTGTTGATGATCCCGATTCAAGCGATGAGAAGTTTGAAAGCAACGGAGTTAATATCTTTGTTGATCCAAAGAGCATGGTATATCTAGATGGACTATTAATGGATTATGTGACTGAAGGTCTAAACGAGGGCTTCAAATTCACCAACCCTAATCAAAAAGGCGAATGTGGCTGTGGTGAGTCCTTTACCGTTTAGTATGAATACCTTTAAGTCT
Protein-coding sequences here:
- the iscA gene encoding iron-sulfur cluster assembly protein IscA → MIELTERAAKHVKDYLDNRGHGEGIRVAIRTAGCSGLAYVLEFVDDPDSSDEKFESNGVNIFVDPKSMVYLDGLLMDYVTEGLNEGFKFTNPNQKGECGCGESFTV
- a CDS encoding IscS subfamily cysteine desulfurase; translation: MNRPIYLDYAATTPVDPQVAKKMTEYMTFDGMFGNPASRSHGYGWQAEEAVENARQQIADLVNADPREIVFTSGATESDNLAIKGAAHFYEGRGKHIITSKIEHKAVLDTCRQLEQEGYEITYIEPQPSTGLILPEQVKDALREDTILVSLMMVNNELGTVTDVKAIGEITREAGVVFHVDAAQAAGKVEIDLEALKIDLMSFSGHKIYGPKGIGALYVRRKPRIRLRAEQHGGGHERGMRSGTLATHQIVGMGEAFAIAAERLEQDRAHAQKLRDKLWAGVQDIEEIYLNGDSDNSVPNIVNISFNFVEGESLMMSLKDMAVSSGSACTSATLEPSYVLRAIGRPDELAHSSIRFSFGRYTTEEDIDIILAQIHEAVDKLRDLSPLWDMYKDGVDLTSVEWTEH
- the iscU gene encoding Fe-S cluster assembly scaffold IscU is translated as MAYSNQVIDHYENPRNVGNLDKDAKNVGTGMVGAPACGDVMRLQIQVGDDGIIEDARFKTYGCGSAIASSSLVTEWLKGKTLDQASEIKNKHIAEELALPPVKVHCSVLAEDAIKAAIEDYRAKSGTVEA